A genomic stretch from Salvelinus namaycush isolate Seneca chromosome 25, SaNama_1.0, whole genome shotgun sequence includes:
- the LOC120020284 gene encoding microtubule-associated protein RP/EB family member 2-like isoform X2 — protein sequence MAVNVYSTSITQETMSRHDITAWVNDLLGLNYTKVEQLSSGAAYCQFMDLLFPGCVSLKKVKFQAKFEHEYIHNFKLLQASFKRMNVDKIIPVEKLVKARFQDNLDFIQWFKRFFDANYDGKDYDPLQARQGQDAIPPPDPGEQIFNLPKKSQHHAASSPTAGATKASATTPKQNPCSPHPSSRPSSAKRIPVATTTPAKGERELEAQVTLLNDQVNTLKLALEGVEKERDFYFGKLREVEVLAQEQGQESAQFVERLMEILYSADEQEGAGEGEDVDPGVHEEEVPDDQQDEY from the exons ATGGCGGTCAACGTATATTCTACCTCAATAACCCAGGAGACTATGAGCAGGCATGACATCACTGCCTGGGTTAACGATCTTCTCGGTCTGAACTACACTAAAGTGGAGCAGCTCTCCTCAG GAGCGGCCTACTGCCAGTTCATGGATTTGCTCTTCCCTGGCTGCGTCAGTCTTAAGAAGGTTAAGTTCCAAGCTAAATTTGAGCATGAGTACATTCACAACTTCAAGCTGCTGCAGGCCTCCTTCAAGAGAATGAATGTGGACAAG ATTATTCCTGTGGAAAAGCTGGTGAAAGCTAGATTTCAGGACAACCTTGACTTCATCCAGTGGTTCAAGAGGTTCTTTGATGCCAACTACGACGGTAAAGATTACGACCCACTTCAGGCCAGACAGGGTCAGGATGCCATCCCCCCACCTGACCCCGGTGAGCAGATCTTCAACCTGCCAAAGAAGTCTCAACACCACGCAGCCAGCTCCCCCACTGCAG GAGCCACCAAGGCGAGCGCAACAACGCCGAAACAAAACCCTTGCAGCCCCCATCCATCCTCCAGACCCTCTTCAGCCAAAAGAATCCCAGTTGCAACGACAACTCCGGCCAAAGGAGAGCGGGAACTGGAAGCACAGGTCACATTGCTCAATGACCAG GTGAACACATTAAAACTTGcactggagggggtggagaaggagagggattTTTACTTTGGAAAGCTGCGGGAGGTGGAAGTGCTGGCACAGGAGCAAGGTCAGGAGAGCGCACAGTTCGTGGAGAGGCTAATGGAGATCCTGTACTCTGCAGACGAACAG GAAGgcgcaggagagggagaggacgtgGACCCAGGGGTCCATGAAGAGGAGGTTCCTGATGATCAGCAGGATGAGTACTGA
- the LOC120020284 gene encoding microtubule-associated protein RP/EB family member 2-like isoform X1 gives MPGPTQALSPNGENNNDIIPTDGSNCIPYRKNTVRGERAYSWGMAVNVYSTSITQETMSRHDITAWVNDLLGLNYTKVEQLSSGAAYCQFMDLLFPGCVSLKKVKFQAKFEHEYIHNFKLLQASFKRMNVDKIIPVEKLVKARFQDNLDFIQWFKRFFDANYDGKDYDPLQARQGQDAIPPPDPGEQIFNLPKKSQHHAASSPTAGATKASATTPKQNPCSPHPSSRPSSAKRIPVATTTPAKGERELEAQVTLLNDQVNTLKLALEGVEKERDFYFGKLREVEVLAQEQGQESAQFVERLMEILYSADEQEGAGEGEDVDPGVHEEEVPDDQQDEY, from the exons ATGCCAGGTCCCACCCAAGCACTGTCCCCAAATGGAGAGAATAACAACGACATCATCCCAACGGACGGATCCAACTGCATTCCTTACAGAAAAAATACAGTGCGAGGAGAGCGCGCCTACAG TTGGGGAATGGCGGTCAACGTATATTCTACCTCAATAACCCAGGAGACTATGAGCAGGCATGACATCACTGCCTGGGTTAACGATCTTCTCGGTCTGAACTACACTAAAGTGGAGCAGCTCTCCTCAG GAGCGGCCTACTGCCAGTTCATGGATTTGCTCTTCCCTGGCTGCGTCAGTCTTAAGAAGGTTAAGTTCCAAGCTAAATTTGAGCATGAGTACATTCACAACTTCAAGCTGCTGCAGGCCTCCTTCAAGAGAATGAATGTGGACAAG ATTATTCCTGTGGAAAAGCTGGTGAAAGCTAGATTTCAGGACAACCTTGACTTCATCCAGTGGTTCAAGAGGTTCTTTGATGCCAACTACGACGGTAAAGATTACGACCCACTTCAGGCCAGACAGGGTCAGGATGCCATCCCCCCACCTGACCCCGGTGAGCAGATCTTCAACCTGCCAAAGAAGTCTCAACACCACGCAGCCAGCTCCCCCACTGCAG GAGCCACCAAGGCGAGCGCAACAACGCCGAAACAAAACCCTTGCAGCCCCCATCCATCCTCCAGACCCTCTTCAGCCAAAAGAATCCCAGTTGCAACGACAACTCCGGCCAAAGGAGAGCGGGAACTGGAAGCACAGGTCACATTGCTCAATGACCAG GTGAACACATTAAAACTTGcactggagggggtggagaaggagagggattTTTACTTTGGAAAGCTGCGGGAGGTGGAAGTGCTGGCACAGGAGCAAGGTCAGGAGAGCGCACAGTTCGTGGAGAGGCTAATGGAGATCCTGTACTCTGCAGACGAACAG GAAGgcgcaggagagggagaggacgtgGACCCAGGGGTCCATGAAGAGGAGGTTCCTGATGATCAGCAGGATGAGTACTGA